The Heptranchias perlo isolate sHepPer1 chromosome 30, sHepPer1.hap1, whole genome shotgun sequence region tattccctcgagtttagaagattaaggggtgatctaattgaggtgtttaggatgattaaaagatttgattgggtcgatggagagaaactattccctctggtgggagagtccagaacaagggggcagaaccttaaaattagagccaggccgttcaggggtgatgtcaggaagcacttcttcacacaaaggggagtgggaatctggaactctctcccccaaaaagctgttgatgctgggggacaattggagctttcgagactgagattgatgatttttgttgggtgagggtatcgagggacatggagccaaggcaggtggatggagttcggatacagatcagccatgatctgattgaatggcagaacaggctcgaggggctgaatggcctcctccttttctgtAATTTGGTTAATAAATGATGTTGAGTAGTTAATGTAAAAGATTTCCCTCTTGTTTGTTTGCAGAGATCTCCCTCCGCTGATaacggggcactgaaacccaAACAAGTCGCCTCACCTTGCCCTTACAGACCTCCCTCAGTAAAAGGCAGGTGTTCCATCGATGCTCTCCCCGTGCTGTATACTGTAGGAAGGGAACTGGTAAAATCCACAGACAGATTACAGATTAAACTCTTACAGAGAGTTTCTGCAACCTGCAGTAATTCCAGGGTCTGACTGCGCATGTGGGAAATGCAAAGAGTGCCTGGTGCAGTCAAAGGTCATCTCCCGAGCCTGGCAGTGAGGAACAGCAGGGCAAAGGTCATCTCCTGAGCCTGGCAGTGAGGAACAGCAGGGCAAAGGTCATCTCCCGAGCCTGGCAGTGAGGAACAGCAGGGCAAAGGTCATCTCCCGAGCCTGGCAGTGAGGAACAGCAGGGCAAAGGTCATCTCCCGAGCCTGGCAGTGAGGAACAGCAGGGCAAAGGTCATCTCCCGAGCCTGGCAGTGAGGAACAGCAGGGCAAAGGTCATCTCCCGAGCCTGGCAGTGAGGAACAGCAGGGCAATATCACCAACCTGTCTCTGGCTTGCTTTACATTCAGTGTGGGCACAGTCACCATTAATCTGGCGACAGTGAAAACAAGCCCAGAACACCGCTCCCAGTGCCTCAGTGATGAACAGATGGTAAAATAATCTGCAGGTCTGGGTTCACCTGCTAATTGTACCCtggtgactccagctgccccttgCCACCAGGCCCATCAATCCCATGACCACCTGTGTGTTCAGGCTGCCTGTCTGACATCACGTCAAGGATGACTTTGACCCTGGTCATAATCTCTGCTCCCtttccactgactccatcccctcaATGGCCACTCACTCAGGCTAAATAATACGGTATAAAACCGTGGCATTCCATTGGATCCAGAGTTgggtttcaaaccccacatcaaATCCGTCACCATGATCACTTACTTTCACCTGCACAATATCGTGTTCCTCCGGCCCCAACCTCActgacccatcccccatcaccccaatcctcactgacacgttcccccatcaccccaatcctcactgacccattcccccatcaccccaATCCTAActgacccatcccccatcaccccaatcctcactgacccgttcccccatcaccccaatcctcactgacccatcccccatcatcccaatcctcactgacccatcccccatcaccccaatcctcactgacccgttcccccatcaccccaatcctcactgacccatcccccatcaccccaatcctcactgacccattcccccatcaccccaatcctcactgacccatcccccatcaccccaatcctcactgacccatcccccatcaccccaatcctcactgacccatcccccatcaccccaatcctcactgacccgttcccccatcaccccaatcctcactgacacgttcccccatcaccccaatTCTCACTGAcacgttcccccatcaccccaatTCTCACTGacccgttcccccatcaccccaatcctcactgacccattcccccatcaccccaatcctcactgacccattcccccatcaccccaatcctcactgacccatcccccatcaccccaatcctcactgacccatcccccatcaccccaatcctcactgacccattcccccatcaccccaatcctcactgacacgttcccccatcaccccaatTCTCACTGacccgttcccccatcaccccaatcctcactgacccattccccatcatcccaatcctcactgacccattccccatcaccccaatcctcactgacccattcccccatcaccccaatcctcactgaCCCGTTCCCCATCATCCCAATTCTcactgactccactcacttcttgTGTGTCCTTGTATTTAGGGTAACGCATGTCCGTGTGTTTAGGGTAATGCGTGTCCTTGCGTTTAGGGTaacctgtgtctgtgtgtttagggtaaTGCGTGTCCTTGCGTTTAGGGTaacctgtgtctgtgtgtttagggtaacgcgtgtctgtgtgtttagggtaacctgtgtctgtgtgtttagggtaacgcgtgtctgtgtgtttagggtaaCGCGTGTCAGTGTGTTTAGGGTAACGCGTGTCAGTGTGTTTAGGGTAACCTGTGTCCGTGTGTTTAGGGTaacctgtgtctgtgtgtttagggtaatgtgtgtctgtgtgtttagggtaaCCTGTGTCCGTGTGTTTAGGGTaacctgtgtctgtgtgtttagggtaaCGCGTGTCCGTGTGTTTAGGGTaacctgtgtctgtgtgtttagggtaatgtgtgtctgtgtgttttccAGCTGTTCAGCGCATTGCGCAGTGCTACCCCGAAGCTGAGTCCCAGGATTTGTTGTCGGATGCGGCCCACTCGGATGTGGCTGAGTCTGACTCTTGGATTGACAGCAATCTCTCCGATTCCTCCGACATGGATGTTCAGTTTCCGCTGTCTCTCCACACAGGAAAGGAGCAGCTGACAGCACGGAAACCTCGGCCGAAATACAGCCAGGGTGCGATGGCAAAGTTTGGTGTCGGTAAGTGGGAAGAATGGGTATTGTGAGATACACGGGGACTTAGTGACTGAAAACACTGGCAAAAGGTTCAGGGAGTTTCATCTGCAGCAAGGTGTGTGAATAACAGTGAGGACTGAGCCCCGCGGAGCGGgagagcaccgcccggtgtgggactgagccccgcgGAGCGGGAGAgccccgcccggtgtgggactgagccccgcgGAGCGGGAGAgccccgcccggtgtgggactgagccccacggagcgggagagcaccgcccggtgtgggactgagccccacggagcgggagatcaccgcccggtgtgggactgagccccacggagcgggagagcaccgcccggtgtgggactgagccccgcgGAGCGGGAGAgccccgcccggtgtgggactgagccccacggagcgggagagccccgcccggtgtgggactgagccccacggagcgggagagcaccgcccggtgtgggactgagccccgcgGAGCATgagagcaccgcccggtgtgggactgagccccgcgGAGCGGGAGAGCCccacccggtgtgggactgagccccacggagcgggagagcaccgcccggtgtgggactgagccccgcgGAGCATgagagcaccgcccggtgtgggactgagccccacggagcgggagagcaccgcccggtgtgggactgagccccgcggagtgggagatcaccgcccggtgtgggactgagccccgcggagcgggagatcaccgcctggtgtgggactgagccccacggagcgggagagccccgcccggtgtgggactgagccccacggagcgggagatcaccgcccggtgtgggactgagccccacggaggggagagcaccgcccggtgtgggactgagccccacggagcgAGAGAgccccgcccggtgtgggactgagccacggatcaagtgctggccttgcccagAGGCACCTCAGCTTTAAAGAATAAACCAACATGGTTAAACTCAGAGCCCTAGATTTTCTGCACCCACAGTAACCACTGAAAATGGATGCATTACCATCAGCTGGAGCCTCTGACGTATCTCAGCCAATGGCTGGCAAATTGGGAAATAACTTGTTGGCTCTGAGCCATTGCTGCCCTCCCCTTCCCACAGACACCGAGCCAACACATGGTAAAGCACCAAAAGAATCAATACACAGGGAGCCACACAGTCAGGGATCAGTGTGCCCAGGGATCATTGTGCCCAGGGATCATTGTGCCCAGGGATCGGTGTGCCCAGGGATCGGTGTGCCCAGGGATCGGTGTGCCCAGGGATCGGTGTGCCCAGGGATCGGTGTGCCCAGGGATCCGTGTGCCCAGGGATCCGTGTGCCCAGGGATCCGTGTGCCCAGGGATCCGTGTGCCCAGGGCTACCCAGGCTCCACGTGCTGAGCCCCAAATCCAAATGACCACAAACAGCCGATTTTCCCTGCCATTTAACCAGAGATCTCAATGATCACCATCCCTCGCTGTCCTG contains the following coding sequences:
- the ppp1r1b gene encoding protein phosphatase 1 regulatory subunit 1B, with amino-acid sequence MEPKNRKKIHFSVPVTHGHLDPKAVQMIRRRRPTPAALFRASDHSSPEEELSPHQRSPSADNGALKPKQVASPCPYRPPSVKGRCSIDALPVLYTVGRELVKSTDRLQIKLLQRVSATCSNSRV